The Verrucomicrobiota bacterium genomic sequence TGGAGACGCTCGATCTTGCCTTCCAGAAAAGCCGGACGAATTCTCTTGCGCGAACGAACCAGGAATTCATCGTCACCGCAGGCGAGGTTTATTACCGGGCCGGCTCAGCGATTTTTCTGCGCGGCGTGCGAGTTACTTCGCCCGATCAGCCGGACGACGAGTTGAAGTGCGAGGTCCTGGCGGCTTTCTTCGCGGGAGCGGAGAACAAGCTGGACGAATTGGTGGCCGAAGAGAACGTCCGGATCCGCCAAGGCGAACTGCGCGCCGCTGGCGACAAGGCCGTGTACTGGGTGGCGAAAGGACTTTTGGATGTCACGGGCTGGCCTGTCCTCACTGCGCCGGGACGAAAATACGTCGGCGATCGGTTTGTGCTCAATCGGGCCGACAATTCGTTCCGGATTCTGGGGAACTACAAAATCGAGCTCGAACGGAGCGCGTTCAAGGACGCAGCCCGATCAAGCGCGAATGCGGTTCAGCAAGAACTGATCAAACCATCGCCAATCAAGCCGCCTTCAGAGTGACGCGCCTCCTTATGCCTCTTTTGACCACCGAGCAACTTGTCAAAGCATACCATCAACGCCGCGTGGTCGATGGCGTCTCGATCCAGGTCTCGGAGGGCGAGATCGTCGGGTTGCTCGGCCCCAACGGCGCAGGAAAGACCACGACGTTCAACATCGTCGTAGGCCTGGTCAAACCGGACGAGGGCGCGGTGCGGTTCCAGGATGCGGCGATCACGCGCCTGCCGATGCACCAGCGCGCCCGGCTGGGGATCGGCTACTTGACGCAGGAGCCTTCGGTCTTTCGCAAACTCACGGTCGAACAGAATATCCTCGCCATCCTCGAAACCTGCCGCGCCGATGGACAGGAACGCAAAGTGCGCTTGAAGTATTTGTTGGATGAGCTGGATTTGGCGCCACTGGCTAAGAACGTGGCTTACACCCTGAGCGGCGGCGAGAAGCGGCGACTCGAAATCACGCGCGCCTTGGTCACCAGCCCCAAACTGCTGTTGCTGGATGAACCCTTCAGTGGAATCGATCCGATCGCGGTCTATGAGGTGCAGAAAATCGTCCGGCGATTGAAGGAGCGCGGCCTGGGCATTCTGATCACGGATCATAACGTGCGCGAGACGCTGAAGCTGGTGGACCGCGCCTACTTGATTCATCGCGGCGAGGTCTTGTGCGAAGGGACGGCGGAGTTCTTGGTCAATGATCCGAAAGCGCGGGAGATTTATCTGGGGCCGGAGTTCAATCTGTGAGACGTAAAACGTAAAACGTGACACCTGACACCTGATACGTGACACGTGATACCCGGATCGCATTACGTTTTACGCATTACGTTTTACGTTTTAGACTTCCCCCATGCAGCGCGAACTCGTCACGGTCGAGAAATTCTACACGGAAAACGCCAGCTCCTTGCAGTTGAAACTCATTGCCGGCGCCACGGGCTTGAAGCGGTTCATCCGCGAGCCGACCGTCAATCGGCCCGGCCTGGCGCTGGCCGGGTTCACCAAGTATTTCGCCAGCAAACGCGTGCAGGTTCTCGGCAACGCCGAAGCGCATTTCCTTCGTTCCTTGCCGCGCCGGGAGCGGGAGGCGCGTTACGCCGCCCTGCTTAATTTCAAGATTCCCTGCCTGGTGTTCTGCCGGGACTTCAGACCAGACCGGCTTTGCTTGAAAGCGGCCGAGAAAGCCGACGTCCCGATCTTCAACAGTCCGTTGATCACCATGAAATTCATCAACCTGGCCACGCTGGCCATGGATTTGATGTTCGCGCCGCGCGTCACGGAGATGGGCAGCATGGTCGATATCCTGGGCGTCGGCGTGATCATCCGGGGCGAAAGCGGCATTGGCAAAAGCGAATGCGTGCTGGCGTTGATCGAGCGGGGTTACAGTCTGGTTTCCGATGACGTGACGCGGGTCACGCTCGTGGACGGGCGTGACGTCATGGGCACGAGTCCGGAGCTGACTCGCAACCACATCGAGATTCGCGGCATCGGCATCGTGAACGTCGCCGCCATGTTTGGCGTGCGGAGCGTCCGGCGAGAGAAGCGCGTCGATTTGGTCGTGACGTTGAAAGCATGGGACGAAGTCGAAAACGTGGACCGTCTGGGCCTGGAAGACGATTACGTGAAAATCCTGGGCGTCGAGATCCCGCAAATCACGATTCCGGTCAGGCCCGGACGCGACCTGGCGCGGCTGATCGAGGTGGCAGCGTTTCAAACCAAGCTCAAGACTTCCGGCTATAACCCGGCCAAGGAGCTGAACGAGCGCTTGATCGCCAAAATGACGCAATCTTCCGGATTATAAGAGTTCTAAGAATTCGCTG encodes the following:
- the hprK gene encoding HPr(Ser) kinase/phosphatase, coding for MQRELVTVEKFYTENASSLQLKLIAGATGLKRFIREPTVNRPGLALAGFTKYFASKRVQVLGNAEAHFLRSLPRREREARYAALLNFKIPCLVFCRDFRPDRLCLKAAEKADVPIFNSPLITMKFINLATLAMDLMFAPRVTEMGSMVDILGVGVIIRGESGIGKSECVLALIERGYSLVSDDVTRVTLVDGRDVMGTSPELTRNHIEIRGIGIVNVAAMFGVRSVRREKRVDLVVTLKAWDEVENVDRLGLEDDYVKILGVEIPQITIPVRPGRDLARLIEVAAFQTKLKTSGYNPAKELNERLIAKMTQSSGL
- the lptB gene encoding LPS export ABC transporter ATP-binding protein, producing MPLLTTEQLVKAYHQRRVVDGVSIQVSEGEIVGLLGPNGAGKTTTFNIVVGLVKPDEGAVRFQDAAITRLPMHQRARLGIGYLTQEPSVFRKLTVEQNILAILETCRADGQERKVRLKYLLDELDLAPLAKNVAYTLSGGEKRRLEITRALVTSPKLLLLDEPFSGIDPIAVYEVQKIVRRLKERGLGILITDHNVRETLKLVDRAYLIHRGEVLCEGTAEFLVNDPKAREIYLGPEFNL